A stretch of DNA from Agrobacterium cucumeris:
AAGGCCACAAGCTTCGTGTGCTTGAAACACCGGAACCGCGCGGCCACTCCATGGAATTCCGCATCAATGCCGAAGATCCCGGCCGCGGCTTTCTGCCGACGCCCGGCTCGATCTCGGTTTTCGATGCGCCCTCCGGCCCCGGCATTCGCATGGATAGCGGCGTTGTCAGTGGCTCCAGCGTGCCTGGTGTGTTCGATTCGCTGATGGCGAAGCTCATCGTCACCGGTGTGGATCGCGATCAGGTTCTGCGTCGTGCCCGCCGCGCGCTCAAGGAATTCCGCATCGAGGGTATCGCCACCGTTCTGCCATTCCATCGCGCCGCAATCGAGACGGATGATTTCATCGGCACGGATGGTTTCAAGGTTCATACCCGCTGGATCGAGACCGATTTCGCCGCCATGCCCGACGCCATGGAGCGCCCGGCACCGGCCGATGACCCGTCGATAACCCGCACCTTTCTGGAAATCGACGGCAAGCGCGTCTCCGTCGGACTGCCGAGCCTGCTGCTATCAGGGCTTGGTGCCGTCAGCGGCGGGAATACGGCTGCTCCCGGTGCTGCGATCAAGGAAAAGGAAGGCGAAATCATTGCCCCCGTTTCCGGCACCCTGCAATCTTTCAAGGTGAAAGACGGTGATGTGGTTTCCGAAGGCGATCTGCTGGCCGTCATGGAAGCCATGAAGATGGAGACACAAATTGTCGCCACCAAGGCCGGAAAAGTGCGCCTGATCGTCAAGGAAGGCGACTATCTGCAGGCGGGCGCAGCCCTCCTCGACATAGCCGGCTAATATACGTCGGATCTGCCGGCCTCACAATTGCAGATCGCGCATCTCCGGCGGCGGAACCCTTTCGCCGCCGGGCCGTTTATGGCGCGACCTGCTAACCATCGTGAGGGAAATATGGCCGGACGCACCTTGCTTCAATTCTTCCATTGGTATTATCCGGACGGAGGGAAATTATGGAGCGAGGTGGCCGAAAAGGCCGAAAGCCTTGCCAAAATGGGCATCACCGATATCTGGCTGCCACCGGCCTATAAAGGCGCTGCCGGTGGTTATTCGGTCGGGTACGATACCTACGATCTCTTTGACCTCGGTGAATTCGACCAGAAGGGCACCGTCGCAACCAAATACGGTGATCGCGCCGCCCTTGAACACGCCGGCCGGACGCTGAAGGAAAACGGTATCCGTGTCATCCATGATGTGGTTCTCAACCACAAGATGGGGGCGGATGAGAAAGAGAAAGTTCGGGTTCGCCGCGTCAATCCCGAAGACCGCACTGATATCGACGACGAGGATTTTCAGGCGCTCGCCTATACCAAATTCACTTTTCCCGGGCGAAAAGGCGCACATTCCAAGTTCATTTGGGATTTGAAATGCTTCAGCGGCGTGGACCACATCGAGGAGCCGACTGAAGACGGCATTTTTCGTCTCGTCAACGAATATGGCGATGGCGAGTGGAACGAAGAGGTCGATCAGGAAAACGGCAATTTCGACTATCTGATGGGCGCTGACGTCGAGTTCAGAAATCGGGCGGTTTACGAGGAGCTCAAATATTGGGGCCGATGGCTCTCCGAGCAGGTGCAGGTCGATGGCTTCCGTCTGGATGCCGCCAAACATATTCCAGCATGGTTCTTCCGCGACTGGGTCGGCCATATGCGTGAGACTGTCGATCCCGATCTTTTTGTCGTGGCGGAATATTGGCATCCCGATATCGACGCGCTGAAAAGCTATCTTGAACTGGTCGACAAGCAGTTGATGCTTTTTGACGTTGCCCTTCACCATCGCTTCCACGACGCAGCAAAACAGGGTGGCGATTTCGACATGCGCAGTATCTTCGACGGCTCGCTGGTAGCGGCCGTTCCCGACCATGCCGTCACGCTGGTCGACAATCATGACACGCAGCCGCTGCAATCACTGGAAGCGCCGGTGGAACCCTGGTTCAAACCGCTGGCCTATGCGATCATTCTGCTGCGTGAAGAGGGCGTTCCCTGCGTCTTTTATCCGGATTTGTTCGGCACGAGTTACACCGACACCGGCAATGACGGCAACGAGCACAAAATCGACATTCCAGCGATCGAATGCCTGCCGAAGCTCATTGAAGCGCGCAGCCGTTTCGCCAACGGTTCGCAGACGGACATTCTCGATGATCCAAGCTGCATAGCCTTTATTCGCCACGGCACTGCCGATGCCCCGGGCTGCGTTGTGGTGATGTCGAACGGCGAACCGGCGGAAAAGCAGATTGATCTCGGACCGGACCATGCAGGCACGGTCTGGCGGGACTTTCTGGAGCATCGAGACGAAAAAATCACCCTCGACGATAGCGGCAGCGGCGTCTTCCCCACCAATGGCGGCAGCGTCAGTGTATGGGTTTCAGCCGAAGCCGAGTGAGGGCAACCACGAGGAAATATCCCTCATTCACCGGGTACGAGACGGCGCGGACCTGCGCCGTCATCGGCCAGGACATCGTTCGGATTGCGTAGCGGACAATCGTCCAAAGAAAGGCAACCGCAACCGATGCAGCCGGTAAGCTGGTCGCGCAGCATCACCAGATTGTTGATGCGAAGCTGAAGCATCTCCCGCCAGGACTGTGAGAACCGTCGCCAGTCCGCCGCCGTCGCTACCCGATCCTGTGGCAAATCCGCCATCGCATCCCTGATGATGCTGAGCTGGATACCGGCCCGCTGGGCGATTCGGATGATGGCTATACGCCGAAGGACGGCGCGATGATAACGGCGCTGATTACCGGCAGTACGCCAGCCCTCGATCAAGCCCTTTGCTTCGTAAAAATGGATGGTGGAAACCGCAACGCCGCTACGATGGGCAACCTCCCCCACCGTCAGGCTATGCTTGAACACGGTACTTTCCATTCTGGCTCCTGTTTCCGGAACGATTTCCGCTCGGAAACGCGGAAACTCGTTGAAGAGCAGCCGGTATAATTCCTCAACTATAGTTGAGGTCAATAGGTGGATGGTCAAAAAAAGAGGCGCCCGGTGGGCGCCCCTTCAAATCCTGCAAACAAGGCGTGATCAGAACTTCGCCGTCATGCTGATCCAGAAACGTCGGCCTTCCATGACGGTGTTGAAATCATCAGTGCCGACATCCTTGTCGAAGACGTTGTAGACCGCAGCGTTAAGATCGACATTTTCGGCAACCGCATATTTCGCACCGATATCGAGGGTGGTGTAGGCCTCATATTTGCGCCCGGCCTTACCATTGATCGTCACCGGCGTACCATTGGTGCCGATACGCGGTCCGGCATTGATTTCCGATCCGTGATAGTTGATCGAGGCCCAGGCTTCTAGACCATCGATCGGTGTCACCCAGTCACCCCGCAGATTGGCCATATGCTCCGGTGTCCGCGCCAGCGGGAAACCTTCATAATCACCGGTTTTCTGCTCGGAATGAGTATAGGTGTAGTTACCGCGCAGCGTCAGTTCCGGCGTCGCATACCAGGTTGCCGTCAACTCCACACCCTGAATCACCGCATCGTCGATATTGTAGTTATACCAGAGGCGATAATTGCGGTCCTCGCTCCAGCGGGCAGGCGTTCCATCCGGATTGAGCACCAGCGCGTTGGAAATCTTGTCCTTGAAATCGGTGTAGAAATAGGTAGCGCCAAGAGCGACATCGCCATTGTCCCAGAGTGCGGCCACTTCGTAGCTCGTGCTCTTTTCCGCCTCCAGGTTTGGATCGCCGATAATCACGCCGCAAGTGCCACTCGGACCATAGGTGCAACCACCGCCGCCGGTCGTATAGGCATAGCCCGGCGCGACCTGGCGGATTTCAGGCGCACGGAAACCGGTGGAAATGCCGCCCTTGATGGTCAGCTCCTCCGTCGCACTCCAGACACCATAAAGGCGCGGACTGAAATGATTGCCGTATTTTTCATGGTTATCGAGACGCAGACCACCGGTCAGCGCGAAATTATCGACAATGCGCCACTCATCCTCGACAAAAAGCGCCCATTGGGTTGCCGAGAATGTTTCGTCGAGATTGGTGCGGCGTCCGGGGTTCTGGTCCGTAAGACGCGCCTCAAAATATTGGCCGCCCGTCACCAGCGTGTGGTTTCCGTACAATTCGAAGGGCGTGGTGAACTTGCCGTCCAGAACGGTATTGCGCACTTCCGGCGAGCGCGGATTTTCGGTCACACGTCCCGTGCGGATATTTCGGGTGAAATTGGTGCGCTCCGCCCATTCCTGCTGGAAGGAGAATTCGGATGTGGTCGGCCCCCAGCGGCCGGTATGCGACAAGGACCAATGGTCGCGCGTATTGGTGTTGTAGGTGCCGTTGGCGTCAGTCGCCGCCAGCGTGTCGCCAGGCTCTGCGCTGCGGCGAAGCCGCGTCTTGCCACCGTCGAGATAGATGTCGTGGTCTTCATTCGGCGTAAACGTCAGACGGCCGTTGAAGTCATATTCCTTGGCGCCCGTGGTGCCGTTGAGGACGCTATCTTCGCCGCGTGTGAAGCCCCTGCCCCAGACCTGCAGGCCCAGCTGGTCTTTCAGGATCGGCCCATTGGCATACCAGGAGACCTGGCCGCTATTGCCGAATTTGGAATGCTGCTGAACCGTACCCTCGGTGGTGACGGAGCCGGACCAGACATCGCCAACCTTACGGGTGATGATGTTGATGACGCCGCCCATCGCATCTGAACCATAAAGCGAGGACATCGGCCCACGCACGACCTCGATGCGCTCAATCGCCGAAACCGGCGGCACGAAGCTCTGTTCGAAACCGGAATTACCGTTAGTGCGGGCATCGCGGGTGCTCTGCCGCTTGCCGTCAACGAGGACCAGCGTGTAAGCGCCGGGCAATCCGCGAATGAAAATATCCTTTTCATTGGCGATGCCGGTGACAGACACACCCTGCACTTCACGCAGAGCATCCGTCAGATCGCGATAGGATCCCTTTTCCAGATCCTCGCGCGTGACAACGGTGATGCTGGCAGGCGCATCCTTCACATTCTGCTCGAAGCCGGATGCAGTGACGACGATCTGCTGGAGAACC
This window harbors:
- a CDS encoding TonB-dependent receptor plug domain-containing protein — protein: MELKYRGRNNAATIIKAGLSAAMAGTALGFALPVYAQQASDGTTVLQQIVVTASGFEQNVKDAPASITVVTREDLEKGSYRDLTDALREVQGVSVTGIANEKDIFIRGLPGAYTLVLVDGKRQSTRDARTNGNSGFEQSFVPPVSAIERIEVVRGPMSSLYGSDAMGGVINIITRKVGDVWSGSVTTEGTVQQHSKFGNSGQVSWYANGPILKDQLGLQVWGRGFTRGEDSVLNGTTGAKEYDFNGRLTFTPNEDHDIYLDGGKTRLRRSAEPGDTLAATDANGTYNTNTRDHWSLSHTGRWGPTTSEFSFQQEWAERTNFTRNIRTGRVTENPRSPEVRNTVLDGKFTTPFELYGNHTLVTGGQYFEARLTDQNPGRRTNLDETFSATQWALFVEDEWRIVDNFALTGGLRLDNHEKYGNHFSPRLYGVWSATEELTIKGGISTGFRAPEIRQVAPGYAYTTGGGGCTYGPSGTCGVIIGDPNLEAEKSTSYEVAALWDNGDVALGATYFYTDFKDKISNALVLNPDGTPARWSEDRNYRLWYNYNIDDAVIQGVELTATWYATPELTLRGNYTYTHSEQKTGDYEGFPLARTPEHMANLRGDWVTPIDGLEAWASINYHGSEINAGPRIGTNGTPVTINGKAGRKYEAYTTLDIGAKYAVAENVDLNAAVYNVFDKDVGTDDFNTVMEGRRFWISMTAKF
- the soxR gene encoding redox-sensitive transcriptional activator SoxR — protein: MESTVFKHSLTVGEVAHRSGVAVSTIHFYEAKGLIEGWRTAGNQRRYHRAVLRRIAIIRIAQRAGIQLSIIRDAMADLPQDRVATAADWRRFSQSWREMLQLRINNLVMLRDQLTGCIGCGCLSLDDCPLRNPNDVLADDGAGPRRLVPGE
- the amyA gene encoding alpha-amylase translates to MAGRTLLQFFHWYYPDGGKLWSEVAEKAESLAKMGITDIWLPPAYKGAAGGYSVGYDTYDLFDLGEFDQKGTVATKYGDRAALEHAGRTLKENGIRVIHDVVLNHKMGADEKEKVRVRRVNPEDRTDIDDEDFQALAYTKFTFPGRKGAHSKFIWDLKCFSGVDHIEEPTEDGIFRLVNEYGDGEWNEEVDQENGNFDYLMGADVEFRNRAVYEELKYWGRWLSEQVQVDGFRLDAAKHIPAWFFRDWVGHMRETVDPDLFVVAEYWHPDIDALKSYLELVDKQLMLFDVALHHRFHDAAKQGGDFDMRSIFDGSLVAAVPDHAVTLVDNHDTQPLQSLEAPVEPWFKPLAYAIILLREEGVPCVFYPDLFGTSYTDTGNDGNEHKIDIPAIECLPKLIEARSRFANGSQTDILDDPSCIAFIRHGTADAPGCVVVMSNGEPAEKQIDLGPDHAGTVWRDFLEHRDEKITLDDSGSGVFPTNGGSVSVWVSAEAE